Proteins from a single region of Chryseobacterium sp. W4I1:
- a CDS encoding thiamine phosphate synthase, with the protein MEKLQYISQGQTREEQERNIRTVLDNGIKWVQVRWKNASEKQVTDLCAVSKQLCTDYHAVCIVNDHVQIAKEIGADGVHLGLNDLPIKLARDILGENKMIGGTANTFFDVVKRIEEQCDYIGLGPLRFTATKEKLSPILGFEGYQNIINDLNEKSITIPKIFAIGGVVLQDIERLQEIGIYGAAVSGEITSRPAAISEFKKAMI; encoded by the coding sequence ATGGAAAAATTACAATATATATCGCAGGGACAGACAAGAGAGGAGCAGGAACGTAATATCAGGACGGTTCTGGACAACGGGATCAAGTGGGTACAGGTTCGCTGGAAAAATGCTTCGGAGAAACAGGTAACAGATCTTTGTGCAGTTTCAAAACAGCTTTGTACAGACTATCATGCAGTCTGCATAGTGAACGATCATGTCCAGATTGCGAAAGAAATTGGTGCCGATGGTGTTCATCTGGGATTAAATGACCTGCCAATAAAATTAGCGAGAGATATTTTAGGTGAAAATAAGATGATCGGAGGTACCGCAAATACATTCTTTGATGTAGTCAAAAGAATAGAAGAGCAGTGTGATTATATTGGTCTTGGGCCTTTGAGATTCACCGCTACTAAAGAAAAGTTAAGCCCAATCTTAGGATTTGAAGGCTATCAGAATATAATTAATGATTTAAACGAGAAATCAATCACCATTCCAAAGATTTTTGCGATCGGTGGTGTTGTGCTTCAGGATATTGAACGGCTACAGGAAATCGGGATATATGGTGCTGCAGTTTCGGGAGAGATCACCAGCAGACCTGCAGCGATCAGTGAATTTAAAAAAGCAATGATATGA
- a CDS encoding thiamine phosphate synthase produces the protein MILVITPETIIQNETEIINQMFQEGLDLLHIRKPMISREEMKNFLYGIHEEFYPQLVLHGYDDLGKDYHISRFHFRESDRLEGKVKPYANGSIISTSVHDIHTFNGLKKEWEYAFISPYFPSISKKGYGEHSTIIDDIKYRNNHHVKLIALGGINENNIKKVFENGADGAALLGGIWESDEPVNSFKKCRNKILL, from the coding sequence ATGATCCTGGTGATCACTCCTGAAACTATAATTCAAAACGAGACAGAAATAATCAATCAGATGTTTCAGGAAGGATTGGATCTGCTCCACATCAGGAAACCAATGATTAGCCGGGAAGAAATGAAAAATTTCCTGTACGGTATCCATGAGGAATTTTATCCTCAGCTGGTCCTGCACGGATATGATGATCTGGGGAAGGATTATCATATTTCCCGGTTTCATTTCAGAGAATCAGACCGGTTAGAAGGAAAAGTTAAACCTTATGCAAACGGAAGTATTATTTCAACCTCAGTACATGATATTCATACTTTTAATGGATTGAAAAAAGAATGGGAATATGCATTTATAAGTCCTTATTTTCCAAGTATCTCTAAAAAAGGATATGGTGAGCATTCCACTATTATCGATGATATTAAATACAGGAATAATCATCATGTTAAATTGATTGCCTTGGGAGGAATTAATGAAAACAACATCAAAAAGGTCTTTGAAAATGGGGCGGACGGAGCAGCGCTTTTAGGTGGAATATGGGAAAGTGATGAGCCTGTAAATTCATTCAAAAAGTGCAGAAATAAAATCCTTTTATGA